From the genome of Bacteroides sp. MSB163, one region includes:
- a CDS encoding S24/S26 family peptidase, giving the protein MIDNGRKRIIPNEVLLPEVARLISEGHTVTLTVRGNSMNPFLVDRRDRIILGPFTDDDLQPGVAVLARDINGRIIFHRIIHRNGQELTLLGDGNIRITEQTNIANVMGVMIAAIRKEKEYPCNGRTWQRYSFWWMKLTPVRRWLLAIFRRRKIFSSADDADNAGLNTT; this is encoded by the coding sequence ATGATAGATAACGGACGAAAAAGAATCATCCCCAACGAGGTACTGTTACCCGAAGTAGCACGCCTCATCAGCGAAGGACATACCGTAACCCTGACAGTCAGAGGAAACAGTATGAACCCGTTTCTTGTAGACCGTCGCGACCGTATTATTTTAGGCCCTTTTACCGATGATGATTTACAACCGGGCGTTGCCGTACTTGCCAGAGATATAAACGGACGTATTATCTTCCACCGCATCATCCACCGCAATGGCCAAGAACTAACACTACTGGGAGACGGTAATATACGAATAACCGAACAGACCAACATAGCCAATGTCATGGGAGTAATGATTGCCGCCATCCGTAAAGAGAAAGAATATCCGTGTAATGGCCGTACCTGGCAGCGCTATTCTTTTTGGTGGATGAAACTGACCCCTGTAAGGCGATGGCTATTGGCAATATTCAGAAGAAGAAAGATTTTTTCATCCGCAGATGACGCAGATAACGCAGGATTAAATACTACGTAA
- a CDS encoding helix-turn-helix domain-containing protein encodes MSISKFNTHTSFTAYECITVNELEPLLEKSYKTEGGIFALCSKGSLKTIINHTEYRIRANELIALPPESFLQLLAASDDLEIHTVMFSQQLIQNAGMGKNMMDKFYIIGKHYVFPLSEGTSILYAEMFTFLSHLYKEVGEKLSDAVSQSFLSLMLQGVSELCPEQTRLIETPGSRHFQQYRIFVRLVHADYAQEHQVAHYAKKMHMQPSALCRLVKKESGHTAMEIINIALIMDAKTQLCTENTPVKDIALSLGFNNAAFFNKFFKKHTGVTPQMFRNSVR; translated from the coding sequence ATGAGCATAAGTAAATTCAATACACATACAAGCTTCACTGCTTACGAGTGTATCACAGTCAATGAGTTAGAACCCTTATTGGAGAAATCTTATAAGACAGAGGGAGGCATTTTTGCCCTCTGCAGCAAGGGTTCCCTGAAAACAATCATCAATCATACCGAATACCGGATTCGGGCGAATGAGTTAATAGCACTTCCGCCGGAATCTTTCCTCCAACTGTTGGCTGCATCGGATGATTTGGAGATACATACTGTCATGTTTTCACAGCAACTGATCCAGAACGCGGGAATGGGTAAAAATATGATGGATAAGTTCTACATCATCGGCAAGCACTATGTTTTCCCGCTATCGGAGGGAACTTCAATATTATATGCGGAAATGTTTACGTTTCTTTCGCACCTTTATAAAGAGGTTGGGGAGAAATTGAGTGACGCTGTTTCTCAGTCGTTCCTAAGCCTAATGTTACAGGGTGTATCCGAACTTTGTCCGGAACAGACGAGGCTGATAGAAACACCGGGTAGCAGACATTTCCAGCAGTACCGGATTTTTGTCAGGCTGGTACATGCAGACTATGCCCAAGAGCACCAGGTGGCACATTATGCAAAGAAAATGCATATGCAGCCGTCCGCCCTTTGCCGGCTTGTCAAGAAGGAGTCGGGGCATACGGCGATGGAGATTATCAATATAGCGCTCATCATGGATGCCAAGACACAACTATGCACGGAGAATACGCCAGTGAAGGATATTGCGCTGAGTCTGGGATTCAACAATGCCGCCTTCTTCAATAAGTTCTTTAAGAAGCATACAGGGGTGACGCCGCAGATGTTTCGGAATTCTGTAAGATAG
- a CDS encoding PAS domain-containing sensor histidine kinase produces MNLNIPQEVRIVNAIAEQLFDVWPVSIVMIDLEDRIWRVNKQMSDELQLDADIIGKPVVDMLEVVQDKENILPRYLQELHEDRQRIIHLTSNCFMLEPKRHISFLIQGALMGIYEENRLVRIVLYYRNVLEESTREHLLNIALSRTQIFQWSYDMERNLMIIDPRYFEYLGIPTRDYTLTSEEFAYLMHPDDRQSVFDALTLQLDGSLYEAPVEYRLRRDDGSWEWFEAQSTYVGQLKETPYRIVGICMSTQKYKDTEERLNEALRKARRSDELKSIFLANMSHEIRTPLNAIVGFSSLLAYGESDLTKEDIIEFTSLIEKNSQLLMVLISDILDLSKIESNTMEFSFCSVSLHRVLNEIGSAQRMNMRKGVELLLDLPGQEVTVYTDPTRLSQVINNLVNNAIKFTSEGNIRIGYRPTASDRVNIFVEDTGTGMAKEVLEHIFDRFYKGDSFKQGTGLGLSICKTIVKRFEGKIEVVSTPGEGTRFTIILPLKVEE; encoded by the coding sequence ATGAACCTCAATATACCTCAGGAAGTACGGATAGTGAACGCCATTGCTGAACAATTGTTCGATGTATGGCCCGTTAGCATTGTTATGATCGATCTTGAAGACCGCATCTGGCGTGTGAACAAGCAGATGAGCGATGAACTTCAACTGGATGCGGATATCATTGGAAAGCCCGTTGTTGATATGTTGGAGGTAGTGCAGGATAAAGAGAATATCCTGCCCCGCTACTTGCAGGAATTGCATGAAGACCGCCAGCGTATCATCCATTTGACTTCCAATTGCTTTATGCTCGAACCGAAAAGACATATCAGTTTTCTTATACAAGGTGCCCTGATGGGCATATATGAAGAAAACCGATTGGTAAGAATAGTACTTTACTACCGCAACGTGCTGGAAGAGAGTACTCGGGAGCATCTGTTGAACATCGCCCTGAGCCGAACACAAATATTCCAATGGTCGTACGACATGGAGCGTAACCTTATGATTATTGATCCCCGCTACTTCGAATATTTGGGCATTCCCACGCGAGACTACACTCTCACCTCCGAAGAGTTTGCTTATCTGATGCATCCCGATGATCGTCAGTCGGTATTTGACGCTTTGACCCTCCAACTGGATGGCAGTCTGTATGAAGCCCCCGTAGAATATCGTCTTCGCCGTGACGATGGCAGTTGGGAGTGGTTCGAAGCCCAGTCCACCTACGTCGGGCAACTGAAAGAAACCCCTTATCGTATTGTAGGTATCTGCATGAGTACCCAGAAATACAAGGATACCGAAGAACGGCTGAATGAAGCCTTGCGTAAAGCCCGGCGTAGTGACGAACTAAAAAGTATCTTTCTTGCCAATATGAGTCACGAAATACGCACGCCGCTCAATGCTATCGTAGGTTTTTCTTCTCTGTTGGCCTATGGCGAATCGGACTTGACCAAAGAAGATATCATTGAATTTACCTCTCTGATCGAAAAGAACAGCCAGTTGCTGATGGTCTTGATCTCCGATATCTTGGATCTTTCCAAGATAGAGTCGAACACTATGGAGTTTAGTTTTTGCAGTGTTTCCCTTCATCGGGTATTGAATGAGATAGGTAGTGCACAAAGAATGAATATGCGCAAAGGAGTGGAGCTGTTGCTGGATCTCCCCGGGCAGGAGGTGACCGTTTATACCGACCCCACCCGCTTGAGCCAGGTTATCAACAATCTGGTGAACAATGCGATAAAGTTCACCTCCGAAGGAAATATCCGTATAGGCTACCGGCCCACTGCTTCTGATCGTGTAAATATATTTGTGGAAGATACTGGGACAGGCATGGCAAAAGAAGTACTTGAACATATTTTCGACCGCTTCTACAAAGGAGATTCTT
- a CDS encoding PqqD family protein, whose product MKIKNGFTLHQIGDEHIIMHNGTGNVDFSNIISLNPTATRLWQHVEGTDFNTDTLTDFLTENYEVDAETAKRDAEQLIKNWLKTGIIE is encoded by the coding sequence ATGAAAATCAAGAACGGATTTACCTTACATCAGATTGGTGACGAACATATCATCATGCACAACGGTACAGGAAACGTAGATTTCAGCAATATCATCAGCCTGAACCCTACGGCAACCCGCCTTTGGCAACATGTGGAAGGAACAGATTTCAATACCGACACTCTTACCGATTTCCTTACGGAGAACTACGAAGTAGACGCTGAAACCGCAAAGCGGGATGCAGAACAACTGATAAAGAACTGGCTGAAAACCGGAATCATAGAATAG
- a CDS encoding DUF3943 domain-containing protein has protein sequence MKKLLLTLLTFLITVNVAYPQLAIRHRLATPRPADSLDIDYYSHKRGLQAGSMVFGINMGVWAFDRYIRKADFAYINGRTIKDNLKHGFVWDNDAMGTNMFMHPYHGSLYFNSARSNGYNFWQSGLFAFGGSFMWEMFMENEYPSTNDIIATPIGGMALGEVTYRVSDLILDDRKTGWSRFGLEFAGFLVSPMRGLTRIINGDAWKRRSTSGKQFGVPDVSVDVSLGIRTLELKDEILDKGMGLASEINVEYGDCFDAEDTKPYDYFSIQANLNWQKDQPVLGQINIVGRLVAKELVNNKKHYLSLGLYQHFDYYDSDTISAVSAKVPYKFCTPASVGGGLIYKRNLKRNWGIDGYAYLNAILLGGTLSDYYQVDERIYNLASGYSSKLNFNFTYKDRLAISTIYEVYHMFTWKGYPQDINWDEVEPKTLNAQGDRSRAILHAVGLRLDLKLRKQLYLTGTFTNYTRDTKYRYHANVFSNTSEGRVMLTYKY, from the coding sequence ATGAAAAAGTTACTGCTGACTCTGCTCACTTTCCTGATAACCGTTAATGTGGCTTATCCGCAACTCGCCATCCGCCACCGTTTAGCCACTCCCCGACCTGCCGACTCGCTCGATATAGACTATTACTCCCATAAAAGGGGACTTCAGGCGGGCAGCATGGTCTTCGGCATCAATATGGGAGTCTGGGCCTTCGACCGCTATATCCGTAAAGCTGACTTTGCCTACATCAACGGGCGTACTATCAAGGACAACCTCAAGCATGGCTTCGTGTGGGACAATGACGCCATGGGCACCAATATGTTCATGCACCCCTACCACGGCAGTCTGTACTTCAACTCAGCCCGATCCAACGGATACAATTTCTGGCAGTCCGGGCTCTTCGCTTTCGGCGGCAGCTTCATGTGGGAGATGTTTATGGAGAACGAATATCCCTCTACCAACGACATCATTGCCACCCCCATTGGCGGTATGGCCCTGGGTGAAGTGACTTACAGGGTTTCCGACCTCATCCTCGACGACCGGAAAACCGGTTGGTCACGCTTCGGACTGGAATTTGCCGGATTTCTGGTATCCCCCATGCGCGGCTTGACCCGTATTATCAACGGAGATGCCTGGAAGCGGCGTTCCACTTCGGGCAAGCAATTCGGTGTACCCGATGTAAGCGTGGATGTGTCTCTGGGCATACGTACCCTGGAACTGAAAGACGAGATTCTGGACAAAGGTATGGGTCTGGCCTCCGAAATCAACGTCGAATACGGTGACTGCTTCGATGCGGAAGATACCAAACCCTACGACTATTTCTCCATCCAAGCGAACCTGAACTGGCAGAAAGATCAACCGGTCCTGGGACAGATAAATATCGTTGGCCGACTGGTGGCCAAAGAGTTGGTGAACAATAAAAAGCACTACCTCAGCCTTGGGCTGTACCAGCACTTCGATTACTACGATTCGGATACGATATCGGCAGTATCGGCAAAAGTACCTTATAAATTCTGTACACCCGCTTCCGTGGGCGGCGGCCTCATCTACAAAAGAAACCTCAAACGGAACTGGGGAATAGATGGTTACGCCTACCTCAACGCCATCCTCCTGGGAGGTACCCTCAGCGACTATTATCAAGTGGACGAACGCATCTACAACCTGGCCAGCGGCTACAGTAGCAAGCTCAACTTTAACTTTACCTACAAGGACCGTCTCGCCATATCCACCATCTACGAAGTCTACCACATGTTCACCTGGAAAGGATACCCCCAAGACATCAACTGGGACGAAGTGGAACCGAAGACGCTCAATGCGCAGGGCGACCGTTCGAGGGCCATTCTCCATGCAGTCGGCCTCCGGCTGGACCTGAAATTGCGGAAGCAACTGTACCTCACCGGCACATTTACGAACTACACCCGCGATACCAAATACAGGTATCACGCCAATGTATTTTCCAATACTTCGGAAGGACGTGTTATGCTGACTTATAAATATTGA
- a CDS encoding nucleotidyltransferase family protein, with amino-acid sequence MRRTFLTLVRSGLWNTPVDPTPFSSMNTADWEEIYQLARTQALLAITFDGVLNLPVELRPPRPLYLQWAAKVAQIEQSNLRLNEELPEVFMPYREAGLHPILLKGQGIATHYINPLHRQCGDIDVYIGKEGQPVANNILLRHGAEAEGEASDKHASYSFHGVHIENHRIILRINNPAGNRYFQHLVQEWYPQHAETREIHEYPVSLPPVTFNALYIFMHAFVHFLNSGIGLRQVCDWTRLLATRHEDIDKLLLEKYFRKVGLLRAAKAFGYITVHYLGLPEDNLPFSIKGMERAGENLLDDIFATGNFGQHDARIKPRPKGYWAGKWHTFCRATKRCMKLRKFAPNEALWYPVKLIKGTVTIQINKLRATKLQATELQATSAMQHDSASHS; translated from the coding sequence ATGCGTCGTACTTTCCTAACCTTGGTGCGTTCCGGATTATGGAACACCCCCGTCGACCCGACCCCATTCAGTAGTATGAATACTGCCGACTGGGAAGAGATATACCAGCTGGCACGTACCCAAGCCCTTCTCGCCATTACCTTCGACGGAGTACTCAACCTGCCGGTAGAATTGCGCCCACCCCGACCGCTCTACCTGCAATGGGCAGCTAAAGTAGCACAAATCGAGCAGTCTAACCTCCGCCTGAATGAAGAACTCCCGGAAGTTTTTATGCCATACCGGGAAGCCGGTCTACATCCTATTCTACTGAAAGGACAAGGCATCGCCACTCACTACATAAACCCATTGCACCGTCAATGTGGCGACATCGACGTCTATATCGGAAAGGAAGGACAGCCCGTAGCCAACAATATTCTGCTCCGTCACGGTGCAGAGGCAGAAGGAGAAGCATCGGACAAACACGCCAGCTATTCATTTCATGGCGTTCATATAGAAAACCATCGTATCATCCTGCGGATTAACAATCCGGCAGGTAACCGATACTTCCAGCACTTGGTACAGGAATGGTACCCACAACATGCTGAAACAAGAGAGATACACGAATATCCCGTCAGCCTCCCGCCTGTAACATTCAATGCGCTGTATATCTTCATGCATGCATTCGTCCATTTCCTGAACAGCGGCATTGGTCTTCGCCAGGTTTGCGACTGGACCCGTCTGTTGGCAACACGTCATGAAGATATTGACAAACTTTTGCTGGAAAAGTATTTCCGCAAAGTAGGATTGCTACGTGCCGCAAAAGCTTTCGGATATATCACCGTGCATTATCTGGGTTTGCCGGAAGACAACCTGCCCTTCTCTATCAAAGGTATGGAACGGGCAGGAGAAAACTTACTGGATGATATCTTTGCTACCGGAAACTTCGGTCAGCATGACGCACGCATCAAGCCACGTCCCAAAGGTTATTGGGCCGGAAAATGGCACACTTTCTGCCGGGCAACCAAACGCTGCATGAAGCTGCGAAAGTTTGCTCCCAATGAGGCGTTATGGTATCCGGTGAAGCTGATAAAGGGAACAGTAACAATACAAATTAATAAGCTACGAGCTACAAAGCTACAGGCTACAGAGCTACAAGCTACGAGTGCTATGCAGCATGATAGCGCCAGCCACTCGTAG
- a CDS encoding BamA/TamA family outer membrane protein produces the protein MKKFVYILLATLLLAACSTTKHLPEGEVLYTGQKPMIVENRSDTKVGETAMEEVEAALAKAPNNSLLGSSEYRIPFPFGLWVYNGFAKYKKGFGKWIFNRFAATPVLISSVNPDIRQKVATNILHDYGYFNGTVSYQTFVNPKDSLKAKLQYTVDMRNPYFIDTVYYRGFNSTTMQIINLGRRRSLISPGEQFNVTDLDGERTRVSGLLRNMGYYYFRPDYLTYQADTTLVPGGHVSLRMIPVPGMPKDAERPFFVGKTNFYLHGPQGQTPNDSLYYKTFWIHYYDKLKIRPNMLHRWLNYQGYQRKRQELDKGGMRRRPEKLYSQYRQTRIQERLASVGIFRYLEMQYTPRDTALVSDTLDVNIRAMLDKPYDAELDFNVTMKSNNQTGPGAAFTVTKNNVFGGGETWNVKVNGSYEWQTGKNSSSLMNSYELGLSSALTFPRIVFPRMGTKEYDFPASTTFRVYIDQMNRAKYYKLLAFGGNVTYDFQPVPTRKHSITPFQLTFNVLRNPTAAFEEIQAQNPALYISLRNQFIPKMEYTYTYDNASLRNVRNPIWWQTTLGSAGNLTSLIYKAFGQSFSKEDKKLLGVPFAQFLKLNSEFRYHYRIDKNQMIASRIAGGVIWSYGNATTAPYTEQFYIGGANSIRAYSARSIGPGGYPPDKEKKYSYINHVGDIRMEANVEYRFRILGDLHGAIFLDAGNVWLMRKDKNRPDGQLTLKNFPKQVALGTGAGLRYDLDFLVFRFDWGVALHDPYDTGKKGYYNIPKFKDGMAWHFAIGYPF, from the coding sequence ATGAAGAAATTCGTATACATCCTCCTTGCAACCCTGCTTCTGGCAGCCTGCTCCACTACTAAGCACCTGCCCGAAGGCGAAGTGCTCTACACCGGTCAGAAGCCGATGATTGTAGAGAACCGCTCTGATACCAAGGTAGGCGAGACCGCTATGGAAGAAGTGGAAGCCGCCCTTGCCAAAGCTCCCAATAACTCCCTGCTCGGTAGCTCCGAATACCGCATCCCTTTCCCATTCGGACTGTGGGTGTACAATGGTTTTGCGAAGTACAAAAAAGGTTTTGGTAAGTGGATATTCAATCGCTTTGCCGCTACTCCCGTGCTCATATCTTCCGTTAATCCGGACATCCGGCAGAAAGTAGCGACGAATATCCTGCACGATTATGGGTACTTCAATGGTACGGTAAGTTATCAAACTTTCGTTAATCCTAAGGACAGTCTGAAAGCTAAATTGCAATACACGGTCGATATGCGTAACCCGTATTTCATTGATACCGTATATTATCGGGGATTCAATAGTACGACGATGCAGATTATCAACCTTGGTCGCCGTCGCTCCCTGATCAGTCCGGGTGAACAGTTCAATGTTACCGATCTTGATGGTGAGCGTACCCGCGTCAGCGGTTTGCTGCGTAATATGGGGTATTACTATTTTCGCCCTGATTACCTGACTTACCAGGCCGATACAACTCTCGTTCCCGGTGGGCACGTCAGCCTGCGCATGATCCCTGTTCCCGGTATGCCGAAGGATGCCGAACGCCCTTTCTTTGTAGGTAAAACTAATTTCTACCTCCACGGCCCGCAAGGACAAACGCCCAATGACAGTCTTTATTACAAGACTTTCTGGATACACTATTACGATAAACTGAAGATACGTCCCAATATGCTCCACCGTTGGCTGAACTACCAAGGTTACCAACGGAAACGCCAGGAACTGGACAAGGGAGGTATGCGCCGTCGTCCGGAAAAGCTATATAGTCAATACCGGCAAACCCGTATCCAGGAGCGTCTGGCAAGTGTGGGCATCTTCCGTTATTTGGAGATGCAGTACACGCCCCGCGATACGGCACTCGTTTCCGATACGCTGGATGTGAATATCCGTGCCATGTTGGATAAACCGTATGATGCCGAATTGGACTTTAATGTCACCATGAAGAGCAATAACCAGACCGGTCCCGGTGCCGCCTTCACCGTAACGAAGAACAACGTCTTTGGCGGTGGTGAAACCTGGAATGTGAAAGTGAACGGCTCTTATGAATGGCAGACGGGTAAGAACAGCAGCTCGCTGATGAATAGCTACGAGTTGGGCTTATCTTCTGCACTTACCTTCCCACGTATTGTCTTCCCCCGGATGGGTACCAAGGAATATGACTTCCCGGCTTCCACCACCTTCCGTGTCTACATAGACCAGATGAACCGTGCCAAGTACTACAAACTGCTTGCTTTCGGTGGAAACGTCACGTATGACTTTCAGCCTGTGCCTACCCGGAAGCATAGTATCACTCCCTTCCAACTGACATTTAATGTGCTGCGCAATCCGACTGCGGCTTTTGAGGAAATACAGGCTCAGAATCCGGCTCTTTACATCAGCCTCCGTAATCAGTTTATTCCCAAGATGGAATATACCTACACTTATGATAACGCTTCTCTTCGCAATGTACGTAATCCCATCTGGTGGCAGACTACACTCGGCTCTGCCGGTAATCTGACCTCTTTGATTTATAAAGCATTCGGACAGTCCTTCAGCAAGGAAGATAAAAAACTGTTGGGAGTGCCTTTCGCACAATTCCTGAAGCTGAATTCGGAGTTTCGCTATCATTACAGGATAGACAAGAACCAGATGATTGCTTCCCGTATTGCAGGAGGAGTAATCTGGTCCTACGGAAATGCAACGACTGCGCCTTATACCGAACAGTTCTATATTGGTGGCGCCAACAGTATCCGTGCCTATTCTGCCCGCAGCATCGGTCCCGGTGGTTATCCACCCGATAAAGAGAAAAAGTATTCCTATATCAACCACGTGGGCGATATCCGTATGGAAGCAAACGTGGAATACCGCTTCCGTATTCTCGGCGACCTGCACGGAGCTATTTTCCTCGATGCGGGTAATGTCTGGCTGATGCGTAAGGATAAAAACCGTCCTGATGGACAGCTGACGTTGAAGAATTTTCCGAAACAGGTTGCTTTGGGTACAGGCGCCGGTTTGCGTTACGACCTGGATTTCCTTGTATTCCGTTTCGACTGGGGAGTGGCACTGCATGATCCGTATGATACAGGTAAGAAGGGATATTATAATATTCCGAAATTTAAAGATGGCATGGCATGGCATTTTGCTATCGGTTATCCGTTCTAA
- a CDS encoding zeta toxin family protein: MLKEKQLYIISGCNGAGKTTASYTVLPEVLQCKEFVNADEIARGLSPFNPEGVAIDAGRLMLRRIEELMREGENFSIETTLATRSYARLVRQVQKKGYRVSLIYFWLNSPELAINRVRQRVSEGGHDIPEEVIRRRYQAGINNLFDIYMSCVDYWLLADNSRENRIIVAEGGPTLPTRMYEVELFKTIESYVKR; encoded by the coding sequence ATGCTGAAGGAGAAACAGCTTTATATTATCAGTGGTTGTAATGGTGCCGGCAAAACAACGGCATCTTATACTGTTTTGCCCGAGGTGTTGCAATGTAAGGAATTTGTGAACGCTGATGAGATTGCCCGTGGCTTGTCTCCCTTCAATCCTGAGGGAGTGGCGATTGATGCGGGTCGTCTGATGCTGAGGCGTATTGAAGAACTGATGCGGGAAGGAGAGAATTTCTCGATTGAAACAACACTTGCTACACGTTCTTATGCCCGGCTTGTCCGGCAGGTGCAGAAGAAAGGATATCGGGTTAGCCTCATTTACTTTTGGCTGAATTCACCGGAACTGGCAATCAATCGTGTACGTCAGCGTGTCAGTGAAGGTGGTCATGATATACCGGAAGAAGTTATACGCCGGCGCTATCAGGCTGGGATAAATAATCTGTTCGACATCTATATGTCCTGTGTAGACTATTGGCTGTTGGCGGATAATAGTCGGGAGAACCGCATTATTGTTGCTGAAGGCGGTCCTACTCTTCCGACACGGATGTATGAAGTAGAACTCTTTAAAACCATAGAAAGTTATGTCAAACGATGA
- a CDS encoding ABC transporter ATP-binding protein: MKTEQIKYIWEVSHGQRGRILLSCLTGIIGVAVSLTFIYASKVVIDIATGAAIGSLTNAAILTIALLIAQLLCGTVDTWLSARMQVETGNALRHRLFSRLLQSRWNELERFHTGDIVNRVEQDTAAIVGLLTSTIPAFIVTIVQLVAAFVFFCFLDPSLPWVVVGILPIFLLGSRFYMKRMRRYTREIRQSDSRIQSVIQESLQHRTVIKTLEQSDRHIGKLDDLQDALRSQIFGRTRFSLSARMLVAFAFSGGYLTAFLWGAVRLSTGSITFGTMTAFLQLVGKVQRPALDLSRLLPSFINALTAVERLMELEELPSEASGTVQLFPQTPDLQLKDVTFSYSTGDRPILNHFSCNFPAGSCTAVLGETGAGKTTLIRLLLALADPQVGSITLSSANTTQSLPPTFNSQSSTLEVSPQTRSNFVYVPQGNTLFSGTIRDNLLMGNPHATEAEMLQALRTACADFVLSLPDGIDTNLNEQGGGLSEGQAQRIAIARALLRPGHILLLDEATSALDPETERLLIKNLRRDCTGKTFIFITHHPAVAKACEATIQL, translated from the coding sequence ATGAAGACAGAACAAATAAAGTATATCTGGGAAGTATCTCACGGACAACGGGGACGTATTCTCCTCTCCTGCCTCACAGGTATCATTGGGGTAGCGGTTTCTCTTACCTTTATTTATGCTTCCAAAGTCGTCATCGACATTGCCACAGGTGCCGCCATCGGAAGCCTGACCAATGCCGCTATCCTTACTATTGCTTTATTAATCGCCCAACTTCTGTGCGGAACCGTCGACACCTGGCTCAGTGCCCGTATGCAAGTGGAAACAGGAAACGCATTGCGCCACCGCCTCTTCTCCCGTCTATTGCAAAGCCGTTGGAACGAATTGGAACGCTTCCACACCGGCGATATCGTAAACCGGGTGGAACAAGATACCGCTGCCATCGTGGGGTTACTGACCAGTACAATTCCGGCTTTCATAGTTACCATCGTTCAGTTGGTAGCCGCATTCGTATTTTTCTGCTTTCTCGATCCGTCTCTGCCTTGGGTAGTGGTAGGCATTCTACCTATTTTCCTATTGGGTAGCCGCTTCTATATGAAACGAATGCGCCGCTACACCCGTGAAATCCGGCAGAGCGACAGTCGTATCCAGTCCGTTATACAAGAAAGCCTGCAACACCGAACCGTCATCAAAACCCTGGAACAAAGCGATCGGCATATCGGAAAACTGGATGATCTGCAAGATGCACTCCGTAGTCAGATATTCGGTCGTACCCGCTTTTCACTCTCTGCACGTATGCTGGTGGCATTTGCGTTCTCCGGCGGCTATCTTACAGCATTTCTTTGGGGGGCAGTACGCCTTAGTACAGGGAGTATCACCTTCGGAACAATGACCGCCTTCCTGCAACTGGTAGGAAAAGTGCAACGACCTGCCCTCGATCTTTCACGCCTGCTGCCTTCCTTTATCAATGCCCTCACCGCCGTAGAGCGACTGATGGAACTTGAAGAACTTCCCTCCGAAGCAAGTGGAACAGTGCAACTGTTCCCCCAAACCCCGGACTTACAATTAAAGGATGTCACATTCAGTTATTCAACAGGAGACCGACCTATATTAAATCACTTCTCCTGTAACTTCCCCGCCGGAAGCTGCACTGCCGTATTGGGTGAAACCGGTGCCGGAAAAACTACCTTGATCCGGTTGCTTCTCGCACTCGCTGACCCGCAAGTAGGAAGTATTACCCTTTCATCCGCAAATACAACACAGTCCCTACCCCCAACTTTCAATTCTCAGTCCTCAACTCTTGAAGTTTCCCCTCAAACCCGTTCCAACTTCGTCTATGTCCCCCAAGGAAACACTCTTTTCAGCGGTACCATTCGCGACAACCTATTAATGGGGAACCCTCATGCCACCGAAGCCGAAATGCTCCAGGCTCTCCGTACCGCCTGTGCTGACTTCGTTCTCTCTCTACCGGACGGAATAGATACCAACCTCAACGAACAAGGTGGCGGCCTCAGTGAAGGACAAGCCCAACGTATCGCCATCGCCCGTGCCCTCCTCCGTCCTGGACACATCCTGCTGCTGGACGAAGCCACTTCCGCCCTCGATCCCGAAACGGAACGACTATTAATAAAAAACCTGCGCAGAGACTGCACAGGCAAAACATTCATCTTCATCACACACCATCCGGCAGTAGCCAAGGCTTGCGAAGCAACTATACAACTTTAA